A single window of Mycobacterium sp. ITM-2016-00318 DNA harbors:
- a CDS encoding glycoside hydrolase family 130 protein: MTSVQTGLVTRSPQRLAADPSRVITRLFVPGQEGFERRDSRAGAVLRRILALDEDEVELSLDDVVRRFDGRHRDLVGTFRRHADELSDRLKAGARLSPARVLLLGATFTSEYAIEAAALCNPSIVAHPDQADIAAGSLRFVMSVRGIGEGHRSSIGFRTGVVDAEGGVTVHTPTRFASAGSVGTTLLDAAAFRSELARHRDAGEAADYVLDALGEQFTMADLDEQLLTLQTHMSTRGRAQQTISVIRTVAERFYAVEFPADLPLSERVLHPTIGAEAAGMEDARFVRFVDDDGSVTFYATYTAYSGSVISQQLLKTTDFRSFTSTPMVGSAAANKGVALFPRRIGGRFAAMSRSDRESNSVAFADVPFDWPSAAPCQQPTEAWETLQLGNCGPPIETEAGWLVLTHGVGPMRTYRIGAILLDLDEPTRIIGRLRRPLLSPADDEQDGYVPNVVYSCGALVHAGTLVIPYGIADAAIGIATVPLNGLLAELRS, from the coding sequence ATGACTTCGGTGCAGACCGGACTCGTCACCCGAAGCCCGCAGAGGCTCGCGGCGGATCCGTCGAGGGTGATCACCCGGCTTTTCGTACCCGGACAGGAAGGGTTCGAGCGCCGGGACTCCCGAGCCGGAGCAGTGCTGAGACGCATCCTTGCCCTCGACGAGGACGAAGTTGAGCTGTCATTGGACGATGTTGTTCGGCGCTTCGATGGCCGGCACCGCGATCTGGTCGGCACCTTCCGCAGGCACGCCGACGAACTCTCCGATCGTCTGAAGGCCGGTGCCCGACTGTCACCGGCTCGAGTGTTGTTGCTGGGAGCCACATTCACCAGTGAATACGCCATCGAGGCGGCGGCATTGTGCAATCCAAGCATCGTCGCGCACCCGGACCAAGCGGATATCGCAGCGGGCAGCCTGCGGTTCGTCATGAGCGTACGGGGCATCGGCGAAGGACATCGGTCATCGATCGGATTCCGGACGGGCGTCGTCGACGCCGAGGGCGGTGTCACGGTCCACACTCCGACTCGTTTCGCCTCCGCCGGGTCCGTCGGGACGACGCTGCTCGACGCCGCCGCTTTCCGCAGTGAGCTCGCACGGCATCGCGACGCAGGCGAGGCTGCCGACTACGTCCTCGATGCCCTCGGCGAGCAATTCACCATGGCCGACCTCGACGAGCAACTCCTTACGCTGCAGACACATATGAGTACCCGAGGCCGTGCACAGCAGACTATTTCAGTGATTCGGACCGTCGCTGAACGTTTCTATGCAGTCGAATTCCCGGCAGATCTACCGCTTTCCGAACGGGTGCTGCACCCGACGATCGGCGCCGAGGCGGCAGGCATGGAGGACGCGCGCTTCGTTCGCTTCGTCGACGACGACGGGTCGGTCACGTTCTACGCCACCTACACAGCCTATAGCGGGTCGGTCATCAGCCAGCAGCTTCTGAAGACTACTGACTTCCGGTCGTTCACCTCGACGCCGATGGTCGGTAGCGCGGCGGCCAACAAGGGCGTAGCGCTGTTCCCGCGTCGCATCGGCGGACGTTTCGCCGCCATGTCGAGGTCGGATCGTGAATCGAATTCGGTTGCCTTTGCCGATGTTCCGTTCGACTGGCCTAGCGCCGCACCCTGCCAGCAACCCACTGAAGCGTGGGAGACGTTGCAGCTCGGCAATTGTGGACCGCCCATCGAAACCGAGGCGGGGTGGCTGGTGCTCACCCATGGGGTCGGGCCGATGCGGACCTACCGGATCGGGGCGATTCTGTTGGATCTCGACGAGCCGACCCGCATCATCGGTCGACTGCGACGGCCACTGCTGAGCCCGGCCGATGACGAGCAGGACGGCTACGTTCCGAATGTCGTGTATTCGTGCGGTGCACTGGTGCACGCCGGGACCTTGGTGATTCCGTACGGAATAGCAGACGCGGCCATCGGTATCGCGACCGTGCCGCTGAATGGACTACTTGCCGAGTTGAGGAGTTGA
- a CDS encoding ester cyclase produces MRSTEIVNAFWDEVWNAHAPDAVEKFVTDDIVVEAGGQKISGKADVKNWVTDFVDHVDELHVDTIEAFQNDDGSRVTSRWVLTGSNNGILGTEPNGKPIAMTGTAVWTVDDGKLTKGSVEQASFELYHWLLAK; encoded by the coding sequence ATGCGATCAACGGAGATTGTCAACGCGTTCTGGGACGAGGTCTGGAACGCTCACGCACCCGATGCCGTCGAGAAGTTCGTGACCGACGACATCGTCGTCGAGGCGGGCGGCCAGAAGATTTCTGGCAAGGCCGACGTCAAGAACTGGGTCACGGACTTCGTCGACCACGTCGACGAACTGCATGTCGACACCATCGAGGCATTCCAGAACGACGACGGCAGCCGCGTCACCTCCCGGTGGGTGTTGACCGGGTCGAACAATGGCATCCTCGGCACCGAACCCAACGGCAAGCCCATCGCGATGACCGGCACCGCGGTATGGACGGTGGACGACGGAAAGCTGACGAAGGGTTCGGTCGAACAGGCCTCGTTCGAGCTCTACCACTGGCTGCTCGCCAAATAA
- a CDS encoding TetR/AcrR family transcriptional regulator C-terminal domain-containing protein, whose amino-acid sequence MAINRSTILRAALTVIDRDGVDGLSMRRLSEAVGRDPTVLYRHVPNKAALLDGVAEILLGQLRVDTADPDWAGQLRAIAHEFRRLAVTHPNAVPLLVTRPLATPLGQRPPGMLRPLEDVVALLTSAGFSGADALHIYRVLFGFLHGHILDELQEVIERPEETDDVLRLGLHRLEVTEFPQVRALAPMLASYDGEAELDRGLDLLFFGLTATLTTPDVSSRASQRK is encoded by the coding sequence ATGGCGATCAACCGGTCGACGATCCTGCGGGCGGCGCTCACGGTTATCGACAGGGACGGCGTCGACGGCTTGTCCATGCGTCGCCTCAGTGAGGCGGTGGGTCGGGATCCGACCGTGCTGTATCGACACGTGCCGAACAAGGCAGCGCTGCTCGACGGAGTCGCGGAGATCCTGCTCGGGCAACTGCGTGTGGACACGGCTGATCCGGACTGGGCCGGTCAGTTGCGCGCCATTGCCCACGAGTTCCGCCGACTGGCCGTCACACACCCGAACGCAGTGCCGTTGTTGGTGACTCGGCCGTTGGCGACTCCTCTGGGTCAGCGGCCGCCGGGGATGTTGCGGCCCCTCGAGGATGTCGTCGCCCTGCTCACGTCCGCAGGCTTCAGCGGGGCGGATGCCCTGCACATCTACCGGGTGCTCTTCGGCTTTCTGCACGGCCACATCCTCGACGAGCTGCAAGAGGTGATCGAGCGACCGGAGGAGACCGACGACGTGTTGCGCCTGGGCTTGCATCGACTGGAGGTCACCGAGTTCCCGCAGGTGCGCGCCCTGGCGCCGATGCTGGCGTCCTACGACGGTGAGGCCGAGCTCGACCGCGGCCTTGATCTGTTGTTCTTCGGTCTGACGGCGACACTGACGACGCCGGACGTGTCATCGCGGGCGAGTCAACGGAAGTGA
- a CDS encoding alpha/beta fold hydrolase has translation MRMTNPMRHPFGVPRVEKPRAEGRFYLPDGRRLGFAEFGDPSGDPVLWFHGTPGGRRQFPLIGRRAAENLGLRVVVVGRPGSGLSDPHPYESVADWARDVAHVADALGAERLGVVGLSGGGPYALACAAAPALAGRVAAVAVLGGVVPSVGPDALATGAIELARRFAPLLSELRRPLAGAVSVLMTPLLPFAHYACQVYAMTTPAGDRRVLRDPEMEGMFIDDIVLVAKGRFQAIVDDARLFGRDWGFRLADVKAPVRWWHGDADNIVPLRDAQAAVDLLPDAELFLRTEESHLGGFATADEVLAFIRSHL, from the coding sequence ATGCGGATGACCAACCCGATGCGGCACCCCTTCGGCGTACCTCGCGTCGAGAAGCCGCGCGCCGAGGGCCGTTTCTACCTGCCCGACGGCCGCCGTCTTGGATTCGCCGAATTCGGCGATCCGTCGGGCGATCCAGTGCTGTGGTTCCACGGCACACCCGGCGGGCGCCGGCAATTTCCACTGATCGGCCGTCGCGCCGCCGAAAACCTCGGCTTGCGCGTCGTGGTGGTGGGCCGGCCGGGTAGCGGTTTGTCCGACCCTCATCCTTATGAGTCGGTGGCCGACTGGGCGAGAGACGTCGCACATGTTGCCGATGCCCTCGGCGCCGAGCGACTCGGCGTCGTCGGCCTCTCCGGCGGCGGGCCGTACGCCTTGGCCTGTGCCGCGGCGCCCGCTCTGGCAGGCCGCGTCGCAGCAGTGGCTGTCCTTGGGGGCGTCGTCCCCTCCGTCGGCCCCGACGCGCTCGCAACCGGCGCCATCGAACTGGCCCGCCGCTTCGCCCCGCTCTTGAGCGAACTGCGCCGTCCCCTCGCCGGGGCAGTGTCCGTGCTGATGACGCCCCTGCTCCCGTTCGCGCACTATGCCTGTCAGGTCTATGCGATGACCACTCCGGCGGGTGACCGCCGGGTACTTCGCGACCCCGAGATGGAGGGGATGTTCATCGACGACATCGTCCTGGTCGCCAAGGGCCGCTTCCAGGCCATCGTCGATGATGCCCGGCTTTTCGGTCGCGACTGGGGCTTCCGGCTGGCGGACGTGAAGGCGCCGGTGCGGTGGTGGCACGGCGACGCCGACAACATCGTGCCGCTGCGGGACGCGCAAGCGGCTGTCGATCTCCTGCCTGATGCCGAACTATTCCTGCGCACCGAGGAGAGCCACCTCGGCGGCTTCGCGACCGCGGACGAGGTTCTTGCCTTCATTCGATCACACCTCTAG